From a single Solenopsis invicta isolate M01_SB chromosome 4, UNIL_Sinv_3.0, whole genome shotgun sequence genomic region:
- the LOC105200138 gene encoding ion transport peptide isoform X2 produces the protein MCAMISNKMMYRQQNTQSSSNDEFAMFAPSAAYRSSCSTLPSSMSTSSSSSSSSSSSSSSRSSPAGSSCPLLASVLAWSLTLLLISSCIGLGADAASLSGHPLGKRSFFDIQCKGVYDKSIFARLDRICEDCYNLFREPQLHMLCKQDCFSTQYFTSCIQALLLEDEKERLQEMVEYLGRKK, from the exons ATGATGTATCGGCAGCAGAACACTCAGTCATCGTCCAACGACGAGTTTGCGATGTTCGCGCCATCGGCCGCGTATCGTTCCTCGTGTTCGACGCTACCGTCGTCGATGTcgacgtcatcgtcgtcgtcgtcatcgtcgtcatcatcgtcgtcgtcgaggtCGTCGCCCGCGGGATCGTCCTGTCCCCTGCTGGCGTCCGTCCTCGCGTGGTCGTTGACGCTTCTGCTGATCTCGTCCTGCATCGGCCTGGGCGCGGACGCCGCCAGCCTCAGCGGCCATCCCCTGGGCAAAAGGTCGTTCTTCGACATCCAGTGCAAGGGCGTGTACGACAAGAGTATCTTCGCCCGTCTGGACCGCATCTGCGAAGACTGCTACAACCTCTTCCGGGAACCGCAATTGCACATGCTTTGCAA GCAAGACTGCTTCAGCACACAATACTTCACGAGCTGCATCCAAGCGCTGCTGCTTGAGGACGAGAAGGAAAGGTTGCAGGAGATGGTCGAGTACCTAGGTCGCAAGAAGTAA
- the LOC105200138 gene encoding ion transport peptide-like isoform X3: MMMYRQQNTQSSSNDEFAMFAPSAAYRSSCSTLPSSMSTSSSSSSSSSSSSSSRSSPAGSSCPLLASVLAWSLTLLLISSCIGLGADAASLSGHPLGKRSFFDIQCKGVYDKSIFARLDRICEDCYNLFREPQLHMLCKKECFTTDYFKGCLDVLLLTDEVGKIQMWIKQLHGADPGV; encoded by the exons ATGATGTATCGGCAGCAGAACACTCAGTCATCGTCCAACGACGAGTTTGCGATGTTCGCGCCATCGGCCGCGTATCGTTCCTCGTGTTCGACGCTACCGTCGTCGATGTcgacgtcatcgtcgtcgtcgtcatcgtcgtcatcatcgtcgtcgtcgaggtCGTCGCCCGCGGGATCGTCCTGTCCCCTGCTGGCGTCCGTCCTCGCGTGGTCGTTGACGCTTCTGCTGATCTCGTCCTGCATCGGCCTGGGCGCGGACGCCGCCAGCCTCAGCGGCCATCCCCTGGGCAAAAGGTCGTTCTTCGACATCCAGTGCAAGGGCGTGTACGACAAGAGTATCTTCGCCCGTCTGGACCGCATCTGCGAAGACTGCTACAACCTCTTCCGGGAACCGCAATTGCACATGCTTTGCAA GAAGGAATGTTTCACCACGGACTATTTCAAAGGATGCTTAGACGTCTTGCTGCTAACGGACGAGGTCGGAAAGATCCAAATGTGGATCAAGCAACTCCACGGAGCTGATCCCGGGGTTTAG
- the LOC105200138 gene encoding ion transport peptide-like isoform X1: MCAMISNKMMYRQQNTQSSSNDEFAMFAPSAAYRSSCSTLPSSMSTSSSSSSSSSSSSSSRSSPAGSSCPLLASVLAWSLTLLLISSCIGLGADAASLSGHPLGKRSFFDIQCKGVYDKSIFARLDRICEDCYNLFREPQLHMLCKKECFTTDYFKGCLDVLLLTDEVGKIQMWIKQLHGADPGV; encoded by the exons ATGATGTATCGGCAGCAGAACACTCAGTCATCGTCCAACGACGAGTTTGCGATGTTCGCGCCATCGGCCGCGTATCGTTCCTCGTGTTCGACGCTACCGTCGTCGATGTcgacgtcatcgtcgtcgtcgtcatcgtcgtcatcatcgtcgtcgtcgaggtCGTCGCCCGCGGGATCGTCCTGTCCCCTGCTGGCGTCCGTCCTCGCGTGGTCGTTGACGCTTCTGCTGATCTCGTCCTGCATCGGCCTGGGCGCGGACGCCGCCAGCCTCAGCGGCCATCCCCTGGGCAAAAGGTCGTTCTTCGACATCCAGTGCAAGGGCGTGTACGACAAGAGTATCTTCGCCCGTCTGGACCGCATCTGCGAAGACTGCTACAACCTCTTCCGGGAACCGCAATTGCACATGCTTTGCAA GAAGGAATGTTTCACCACGGACTATTTCAAAGGATGCTTAGACGTCTTGCTGCTAACGGACGAGGTCGGAAAGATCCAAATGTGGATCAAGCAACTCCACGGAGCTGATCCCGGGGTTTAG
- the LOC105200138 gene encoding ion transport peptide-like isoform X4: MMYRQQNTQSSSNDEFAMFAPSAAYRSSCSTLPSSMSTSSSSSSSSSSSSSSRSSPAGSSCPLLASVLAWSLTLLLISSCIGLGADAASLSGHPLGKRSFFDIQCKGVYDKSIFARLDRICEDCYNLFREPQLHMLCKKECFTTDYFKGCLDVLLLTDEVGKIQMWIKQLHGADPGV, encoded by the exons ATGATGTATCGGCAGCAGAACACTCAGTCATCGTCCAACGACGAGTTTGCGATGTTCGCGCCATCGGCCGCGTATCGTTCCTCGTGTTCGACGCTACCGTCGTCGATGTcgacgtcatcgtcgtcgtcgtcatcgtcgtcatcatcgtcgtcgtcgaggtCGTCGCCCGCGGGATCGTCCTGTCCCCTGCTGGCGTCCGTCCTCGCGTGGTCGTTGACGCTTCTGCTGATCTCGTCCTGCATCGGCCTGGGCGCGGACGCCGCCAGCCTCAGCGGCCATCCCCTGGGCAAAAGGTCGTTCTTCGACATCCAGTGCAAGGGCGTGTACGACAAGAGTATCTTCGCCCGTCTGGACCGCATCTGCGAAGACTGCTACAACCTCTTCCGGGAACCGCAATTGCACATGCTTTGCAA GAAGGAATGTTTCACCACGGACTATTTCAAAGGATGCTTAGACGTCTTGCTGCTAACGGACGAGGTCGGAAAGATCCAAATGTGGATCAAGCAACTCCACGGAGCTGATCCCGGGGTTTAG